One genomic window of Halogeometricum sp. S3BR5-2 includes the following:
- a CDS encoding carbohydrate ABC transporter permease — MLESLFRRLATRGGEESDRSGGSDGDVRTDGGTVTQTAGSTEGSQRSWRESEFVRSLPFWLPPALLMGLFVYGAIGWNAVISLTEWEGFGSPDYGDLDFSMYAQMLADPTFVAAARNTVVLLVAFTVVSLVVGLLVAILVDRGIRFENTLRTIYLLPMSLSFVVTAIFWAWMYNPEFGLINVVLRGIGLGFLANDWISDPSTKLWAVIFALMWQFSGYCMVVYLAGLRAIPSDQFEAARIDGASTLRMYWRVIIPQLRASTMSAAVVLMVFALKAFDFLYVMFGDTPGPSTDILATMMFREAFSSSNWAYGAAIATVLFLLALVVIGPYLYVQYQRGDL; from the coding sequence ATGCTCGAATCACTCTTTCGACGACTCGCGACCCGCGGCGGCGAAGAGAGCGACCGGAGCGGCGGCAGCGACGGCGACGTCCGGACCGACGGCGGCACCGTCACGCAGACGGCGGGATCGACCGAAGGGTCCCAGCGCTCGTGGCGCGAGTCGGAGTTCGTCCGCTCGCTGCCCTTCTGGCTCCCGCCGGCGCTCCTCATGGGCCTGTTCGTCTACGGCGCCATCGGCTGGAACGCCGTCATCTCGCTGACCGAGTGGGAGGGGTTCGGCAGTCCCGACTACGGCGACCTCGACTTCTCGATGTACGCGCAGATGCTGGCGGACCCGACGTTCGTCGCGGCCGCGCGCAACACCGTCGTCCTCCTGGTCGCGTTCACCGTCGTCTCGCTGGTGGTCGGTCTCCTCGTGGCCATCTTGGTCGACCGGGGCATCCGCTTCGAGAACACACTGCGGACCATCTACCTCCTGCCGATGAGCCTGTCGTTCGTCGTGACGGCCATCTTCTGGGCGTGGATGTACAACCCCGAGTTCGGTCTCATCAACGTCGTTCTCAGAGGCATCGGTCTCGGCTTCCTCGCGAATGACTGGATCAGCGACCCGAGCACGAAGCTCTGGGCGGTCATCTTCGCTTTGATGTGGCAGTTCAGCGGCTACTGCATGGTCGTCTACCTCGCCGGCCTGCGCGCCATCCCGAGCGACCAGTTCGAGGCGGCGCGCATCGACGGCGCGTCGACGCTCCGCATGTACTGGCGCGTCATCATCCCGCAACTGCGCGCCTCGACGATGAGCGCCGCCGTCGTGCTGATGGTGTTCGCGCTGAAGGCGTTCGACTTCCTCTACGTCATGTTCGGCGACACGCCGGGCCCCTCGACGGACATCCTCGCGACGATGATGTTCCGCGAGGCGTTCAGCTCCTCGAACTGGGCGTACGGGGCGGCCATCGCCACCGTGCTGTTCCTGCTCGCGTTGGTGGTCATCGGTCCGTACCTCTACGTGCAGTACCAGCGGGGTGACCTATGA
- a CDS encoding methyl-accepting chemotaxis protein has product MKVEHIPLLNQIRDSFTKVLVSLFLVVTVFVGGASVYTYVSLAAKIESQTSAAVARDLEQVLLVDLGVLFAGTLLGLVGIALFLARYVAAPLRTLEGRVERIRNGDLDERADLGRPDELGRVSDGVDMLRRDLRDQRDDTSAHLETMRAAAANDMTARMNEDSNSRDMRRIAEAFNEMMVGLEGTVLAVKRFSDDVAAQSEEVATSAGEVNRASQEVAESVEQISSGAREQSDSVTSLSGEIETLSAAIQQVAAASDEVAAQADEAATQSERGQAFAEDALSGIDAIERETEETVTAVERLDEKLVKVGEITDLIGGLAEQTNILALNANIEAARAGEAGEGFAVVSNEVKSLAEETREFADDIATLVEEVREQRTDVTEGIEGMRESVSEGTESVTSALRTLDDIDDAIGEANRSADEISSATSEQANAAQEVQSMTDEVASVVEETTSEAENVSAAAEEQTASLGEVTDSATRLAQQVDELQERLAQFEVGASADGAGAADAPNDRPTSGVDDATGGDAANPGRERATVATDGGRP; this is encoded by the coding sequence ATGAAAGTCGAACATATCCCCCTATTGAATCAGATCAGAGACAGTTTCACGAAGGTGCTCGTCTCTTTGTTCCTCGTCGTCACGGTGTTCGTCGGCGGGGCCAGCGTCTACACCTACGTCAGTCTCGCCGCTAAGATCGAAAGCCAGACATCGGCGGCGGTAGCGCGGGACCTGGAGCAGGTGCTGCTCGTCGACCTCGGCGTCCTGTTCGCGGGGACGCTCCTCGGCCTCGTGGGCATCGCGCTCTTTCTCGCCCGATACGTCGCTGCACCGCTCCGAACGCTCGAAGGGCGCGTCGAACGCATCCGGAACGGCGATTTGGACGAACGCGCCGACTTGGGTCGTCCGGACGAACTCGGCCGCGTCTCCGACGGCGTCGACATGCTTCGTCGGGACCTGCGGGACCAACGCGACGACACGAGCGCGCACCTCGAAACGATGCGCGCGGCCGCCGCGAACGACATGACCGCGCGGATGAACGAGGACAGCAACAGCCGCGACATGCGCCGCATCGCCGAGGCCTTCAACGAGATGATGGTCGGATTGGAGGGGACGGTGCTCGCGGTCAAGCGCTTCTCCGACGACGTCGCCGCGCAGAGCGAGGAGGTGGCGACCAGCGCCGGCGAGGTGAACCGCGCGAGCCAGGAAGTCGCCGAGTCCGTCGAGCAGATATCCTCGGGCGCGCGCGAGCAGTCCGACAGCGTCACCTCGCTCTCGGGCGAGATAGAGACGCTCTCGGCCGCCATCCAGCAGGTCGCGGCCGCGTCCGACGAGGTGGCGGCGCAGGCCGACGAGGCGGCGACCCAGAGCGAACGCGGGCAGGCGTTCGCCGAGGACGCCCTCTCCGGCATCGACGCCATCGAACGCGAGACCGAAGAGACGGTCACCGCCGTCGAGCGGCTGGACGAAAAACTGGTCAAAGTGGGCGAGATAACCGACCTCATCGGCGGTCTGGCCGAGCAGACGAACATCCTCGCGCTGAACGCCAACATCGAGGCGGCCCGCGCGGGCGAGGCCGGCGAGGGCTTCGCGGTCGTCTCCAACGAGGTGAAGTCGCTGGCCGAGGAGACGCGGGAGTTCGCCGACGACATCGCGACGCTCGTCGAGGAGGTGCGCGAGCAGCGGACGGACGTGACCGAGGGCATCGAGGGGATGCGCGAGTCGGTCTCCGAGGGGACCGAGTCCGTGACAAGCGCGCTCCGAACGCTGGACGACATCGACGACGCCATCGGCGAGGCGAACCGCAGCGCCGACGAGATATCCTCGGCCACTTCCGAGCAGGCGAACGCCGCCCAGGAGGTCCAATCGATGACGGACGAGGTGGCGAGCGTCGTCGAGGAGACGACCAGTGAGGCGGAGAACGTCTCCGCGGCCGCCGAGGAGCAGACGGCCTCGCTCGGCGAGGTGACCGACAGCGCCACTCGACTGGCGCAGCAGGTCGACGAACTCCAAGAGCGACTCGCCCAGTTCGAGGTGGGCGCGTCGGCGGACGGCGCCGGCGCGGCCGACGCGCCGAACGACCGGCCGACGAGCGGCGTCGACGACGCGACGGGCGGTGACGCAGCGAACCCCGGGCGGGAGCGCGCGACCGTGGCAACGGACGGCGGCCGACCGTAG
- a CDS encoding universal stress protein gives METPVATQKPTQTGLQNVLVAVGPTDSDRLDRLVEETIDVAGPTGATVVLAHTFSPEDFEDRVEALGFDEATNDVSPDSVAVRYSVIREFAARLDAEGIDYEVRGTVGDEDEGITALAEESDADRILVGGRKRSPTGKAVFGSLAQQIMLSAPCPVTFVRADTE, from the coding sequence ATGGAAACGCCCGTCGCGACTCAGAAACCCACGCAGACCGGACTTCAAAACGTACTCGTCGCCGTCGGACCGACCGACAGCGACCGCCTCGACCGCCTCGTCGAGGAGACGATCGACGTCGCCGGCCCCACTGGCGCGACGGTCGTCCTCGCGCACACCTTCAGCCCCGAGGACTTCGAGGACCGGGTCGAGGCGCTGGGCTTCGACGAAGCGACGAACGACGTCTCCCCCGACAGCGTGGCCGTCCGGTACTCCGTCATCCGCGAGTTCGCGGCCCGCCTCGACGCCGAGGGCATCGACTACGAGGTTCGCGGCACCGTCGGCGACGAGGACGAGGGTATCACCGCTCTGGCCGAGGAGTCCGACGCCGACCGCATCCTCGTCGGCGGCCGCAAGCGCTCTCCCACCGGGAAGGCGGTCTTCGGGAGCCTCGCACAACAGATCATGCTCTCCGCGCCCTGCCCGGTGACGTTCGTCCGCGCGGACACCGAGTAG
- a CDS encoding ABC transporter substrate-binding protein, translating into MNENTNDDGLSRRTYLRLSGLAGAGMAGLAGCSSGGEQTDTETTQAGGEGTSGESTDTATEESGGGSGNALELVHWWTAGGEQDALNALLEGFRQEYPDVQINNNPAPGGAGSALDTVVKNRVLNQNPPSTFQIWPGKALTQYVEGDVLNTLGDSVWSQDMRDAYRQGVQELAQPAGNYVAVPLNIHRLNNLFYNTAVLEEAGVDPSSLSDPAAVTDALGTVAENTDAVPMAHQTQSPWSSVQLWETIFLGYNGVDAYNDAIVNGNIGQHESAVSESLQTLKDYHQHFNDDAGSISWDQANSKVVNGNAAFIHQGDWAAGQYKSASDFEYESDWNMVPFPGTGSMYSVVTDSFVFPKNNPSPDATRKFLSYCGTVDAQERFNPIKGSIPPRTDVPTEQFGPFLSSQIEDFKNSDSQPPTIAHGTAVTPDVHGNIDEAFAGFNEQWNVQSTTTALVNAFPSN; encoded by the coding sequence ATGAACGAAAACACCAACGACGACGGACTCTCCCGACGCACGTATCTTCGACTCAGCGGTCTGGCGGGTGCCGGTATGGCCGGACTCGCCGGCTGTTCGAGCGGCGGCGAACAGACTGACACGGAGACGACGCAGGCGGGCGGCGAGGGGACGAGCGGCGAGTCCACCGACACGGCGACCGAAGAGAGCGGCGGCGGCAGCGGCAACGCCCTCGAACTCGTCCACTGGTGGACGGCCGGCGGCGAGCAGGACGCGCTGAACGCCCTGCTCGAAGGCTTCCGACAGGAGTACCCCGACGTCCAGATAAACAACAACCCGGCGCCCGGCGGCGCGGGGTCGGCGCTCGACACGGTCGTCAAGAACCGCGTGCTCAACCAGAACCCGCCGAGCACGTTCCAGATATGGCCGGGTAAGGCGCTCACCCAGTACGTCGAGGGCGACGTGCTGAACACGCTTGGCGACTCGGTGTGGAGCCAGGACATGCGCGACGCCTATCGGCAGGGCGTCCAGGAACTCGCCCAACCGGCGGGTAACTACGTCGCGGTGCCGCTCAACATCCACCGGCTCAACAACCTCTTCTACAACACGGCGGTCCTCGAGGAGGCGGGCGTCGACCCGTCCAGCCTCTCGGACCCCGCCGCGGTCACGGATGCGCTCGGCACCGTCGCAGAGAACACCGACGCGGTGCCGATGGCCCACCAGACGCAGTCGCCGTGGTCGTCCGTCCAACTGTGGGAGACCATCTTCCTCGGATACAACGGCGTCGACGCGTACAACGACGCCATCGTCAACGGCAACATCGGTCAGCACGAGAGCGCCGTCAGCGAGTCGCTCCAGACGCTGAAGGACTACCACCAGCACTTCAACGACGACGCCGGCTCCATCTCGTGGGACCAGGCGAACAGCAAGGTGGTCAACGGCAACGCCGCGTTCATCCACCAGGGCGACTGGGCGGCGGGGCAGTACAAGTCCGCCTCGGACTTCGAGTACGAGAGCGACTGGAACATGGTCCCGTTCCCGGGCACCGGTTCGATGTACTCCGTGGTGACCGACTCGTTCGTCTTCCCGAAGAACAACCCCTCGCCCGACGCGACGCGGAAGTTCCTGAGCTACTGCGGCACCGTCGACGCGCAGGAGCGGTTCAACCCCATCAAGGGGTCCATCCCGCCGCGGACCGACGTGCCCACCGAGCAGTTCGGGCCGTTCCTCTCCTCGCAGATAGAGGACTTCAAGAACTCCGACTCCCAGCCGCCGACCATCGCGCACGGGACGGCGGTCACCCCGGACGTCCACGGCAACATCGACGAGGCGTTCGCGGGCTTCAACGAGCAGTGGAACGTCCAGTCGACGACCACCGCGCTCGTCAACGCCTTCCCGTCCAACTAA
- a CDS encoding BolA family protein produces METAEVERLIESGIEDAEATVTLPRVPDEDHEDAHFAAVVVSTAFDGKTLVQQHQMVYDALGESMTTDIHAMELKTYTPEEYEAAGESA; encoded by the coding sequence ATGGAGACCGCAGAAGTCGAACGACTCATCGAGTCGGGTATCGAGGACGCGGAGGCGACGGTGACGCTCCCCCGGGTCCCGGACGAGGACCACGAGGACGCGCACTTCGCGGCCGTCGTCGTCTCGACGGCGTTCGACGGGAAGACGCTCGTCCAGCAACACCAGATGGTGTACGACGCCCTCGGGGAGTCGATGACGACGGACATCCACGCGATGGAGTTGAAGACGTACACGCCCGAGGAGTACGAGGCCGCCGGCGAGTCGGCGTGA
- a CDS encoding carbohydrate ABC transporter permease — protein sequence MSTDTDGRFPSVSRIALYAVLVAMGLFYLAPLETGLMTAIKTQDAFFSSTPFVPPFGDGFTLQPWYEAWATMQGPLTDFSGALYNSAFVAIPATVLSGLIGSVAAYGLTNLNWRGQAAVLMLFVAGMFVPYQSVLVPLTRFWTIVGLQNHLAGVPFLAQRVGLIELVVTHTAYGIPICTILFRSYYASFDASMLEAARIDGATFTRIYRRIIFPLSKPMFAVVLIYQFTQVWNDFLFALVLVSSPTSEVATIALNKLQGSMVQQYNVQMAAAFVAALPTLLVYVLFGDQFAEGVAGES from the coding sequence ATGAGCACCGACACGGACGGGCGCTTCCCAAGCGTCTCCCGCATCGCGCTGTACGCCGTCCTCGTCGCGATGGGGCTGTTCTACCTCGCGCCGCTGGAGACGGGGCTGATGACGGCCATCAAGACGCAGGACGCGTTCTTCTCGTCGACGCCGTTCGTCCCGCCGTTCGGCGACGGCTTCACGCTCCAACCGTGGTACGAGGCGTGGGCGACGATGCAGGGTCCGCTCACGGACTTCTCCGGCGCGCTGTACAACAGCGCGTTCGTCGCCATCCCGGCGACGGTGCTGTCGGGCCTCATCGGCTCCGTGGCGGCGTACGGGCTGACGAACCTCAACTGGCGCGGACAGGCCGCGGTGCTGATGCTGTTCGTCGCCGGGATGTTCGTCCCGTATCAGTCCGTGCTCGTCCCGCTGACGCGCTTTTGGACCATCGTCGGCCTGCAGAATCACCTCGCCGGCGTGCCGTTCCTCGCACAGCGGGTCGGACTCATCGAACTCGTCGTCACGCACACGGCCTACGGGATTCCCATCTGCACCATCCTGTTCCGGTCGTACTACGCGAGCTTCGACGCCTCGATGCTGGAGGCGGCTCGTATCGACGGCGCGACGTTCACGCGCATCTATCGGCGCATCATCTTCCCGCTGTCGAAGCCGATGTTCGCGGTGGTGCTCATCTACCAGTTCACGCAGGTGTGGAACGACTTCCTGTTCGCGCTGGTGTTGGTGTCCTCGCCGACGAGCGAGGTGGCGACGATCGCGCTGAACAAACTCCAGGGCTCGATGGTCCAGCAGTACAACGTCCAGATGGCCGCCGCGTTCGTCGCGGCGCTTCCGACGCTCCTGGTGTACGTCCTGTTCGGCGACCAGTTCGCCGAAGGGGTCGCAGGTGAATCATAA
- a CDS encoding carbonic anhydrase: MSDDTSMSRRTALKTGGAGAAMLGILGYGAGGVAAADAESGADEGREDSESKPEAEAESAGDEFAFGGDLPGLLERNGLWSGALPEGYFEGVRTSQSPAVVSVCCSDSRVSQEGMFAAPLDAGFLFKPSNIGNKVTTRVDGERAVDGSFLYGLEVSGASSGVVVGHTGCGAVTAAYESVVGEAGEQPPGIEEEVAPIVDVVEEALDGGAVETDAEKRAVVNQLVEYNVHAQVEYLRESDEVSEGKDLYGFVYDFQNAYGDVDGRTVLVNVDGETDTDALREAVPDGYEEFVGSLLH, translated from the coding sequence ATGAGCGACGACACCTCGATGAGCAGACGGACGGCGCTGAAAACCGGCGGCGCGGGCGCGGCGATGCTTGGTATCCTCGGGTACGGGGCGGGAGGGGTAGCGGCCGCCGACGCCGAGTCAGGGGCGGACGAGGGCCGCGAGGATTCGGAGTCGAAGCCGGAGGCGGAGGCCGAATCGGCCGGCGACGAGTTCGCCTTCGGCGGCGACCTCCCGGGACTGCTCGAACGCAACGGTCTCTGGTCGGGCGCGCTCCCGGAGGGGTACTTCGAGGGCGTCCGGACCTCGCAGTCCCCGGCGGTCGTCTCGGTCTGTTGCTCGGACTCGCGGGTCTCACAGGAGGGGATGTTCGCGGCACCCCTCGACGCCGGCTTCCTGTTCAAGCCGTCCAACATCGGCAACAAGGTCACGACGCGCGTCGACGGGGAGCGAGCGGTCGACGGGAGCTTCCTGTACGGGTTGGAGGTGTCCGGCGCCTCCTCGGGCGTCGTCGTCGGTCACACGGGATGCGGGGCCGTCACGGCCGCCTACGAGTCCGTCGTCGGGGAGGCGGGGGAGCAACCGCCCGGAATCGAGGAGGAGGTCGCACCCATCGTCGACGTGGTCGAGGAGGCCCTCGACGGCGGCGCCGTCGAGACGGACGCCGAGAAACGAGCGGTCGTAAACCAACTCGTCGAGTACAACGTCCACGCGCAGGTGGAGTACCTCCGCGAGAGCGACGAGGTGTCCGAAGGGAAGGACCTCTACGGCTTCGTCTACGACTTCCAGAACGCCTACGGCGACGTGGACGGTCGGACCGTACTCGTCAACGTCGACGGCGAGACCGACACCGACGCGCTTCGGGAGGCGGTTCCGGACGGCTACGAGGAGTTCGTCGGGAGTCTGCTTCACTGA
- a CDS encoding A/G-specific adenine glycosylase translates to MTDGDASTLDAGDAPALPDDPAEVEAVRDALVEWYEADHRDFPWRRTHDPYEILVSEVMSQQTQLGRVVEAWADFLEEWPTAADLAAADRSDVVSFWSGHSLGYNNRAKYLHEAARQVVEEYDGEFPRTPEELSELMGVGPYTANAVASFAFDNGDAVVDTNVKRVLHRAFDVPDDDAAFERVASGLMPDGESRVWNNAIMELGGVACGKTPRCDEEGCPWRRWCHAYETGDFTAPDVPTQPEFEGSRRQFRGRVVRVLGEYDELSLAELGPRVRVDYGGETGEEWLRGLLSDLAADELVELAERDGGTVARLRG, encoded by the coding sequence ATGACCGACGGCGACGCTTCGACCCTCGACGCCGGCGACGCGCCCGCCCTTCCCGACGACCCCGCGGAGGTAGAGGCCGTCCGCGACGCCCTCGTCGAGTGGTACGAGGCGGACCACCGCGACTTCCCGTGGCGGCGGACGCACGACCCCTACGAGATTCTCGTCTCGGAGGTGATGAGTCAGCAGACGCAACTCGGCCGCGTCGTCGAGGCGTGGGCGGACTTCCTCGAGGAGTGGCCCACCGCCGCCGACCTCGCGGCCGCCGACCGCAGCGACGTCGTCTCCTTCTGGAGCGGTCACAGCCTCGGCTACAACAACCGCGCGAAGTACCTCCACGAGGCGGCCCGACAGGTGGTCGAAGAGTACGACGGCGAGTTCCCGCGCACGCCCGAGGAACTGTCGGAACTGATGGGCGTCGGTCCCTACACGGCGAACGCCGTCGCCTCGTTCGCGTTCGATAACGGGGACGCGGTGGTGGACACGAACGTGAAACGGGTTCTGCACCGCGCCTTCGACGTCCCCGACGACGACGCCGCGTTCGAACGCGTCGCCTCCGGCCTCATGCCCGACGGCGAGTCGCGCGTCTGGAACAACGCTATTATGGAACTCGGCGGGGTCGCCTGCGGGAAGACGCCGCGGTGCGACGAAGAGGGTTGTCCGTGGAGGCGGTGGTGTCACGCCTACGAGACGGGCGACTTCACCGCGCCGGACGTGCCGACGCAACCGGAGTTCGAGGGGAGTCGACGACAGTTTCGGGGCCGGGTCGTTCGCGTGCTCGGCGAGTACGACGAACTCTCCCTGGCGGAACTCGGGCCGCGGGTTCGCGTCGACTACGGCGGCGAAACGGGCGAAGAGTGGCTGCGCGGCCTCCTCTCCGACCTCGCGGCCGACGAGTTGGTCGAACTCGCGGAACGCGACGGCGGGACGGTCGCCCGGCTTCGAGGCTGA
- a CDS encoding amidohydrolase family protein — protein sequence MTENADATGTDVSRRRVLQAGGTALAGLTFASSASAHESDAERGRGADASGRGAVDRTLIEDGIVVSVDPDIGVQYGADVLVEDGRISRIEADIEDADADVIDASDAVVLPGFVNTHLHTWQAGVRGVAGNWTFLEYLETMLGEISAQYEPRDAYLGNLFGAVEQLNAGTTTVLDWFHIANTPRHTDAAIDGLADAGIRALFAHGPPGDDSATWWEDSGVTHPDDIRRLHEERFPSEDGLLSLAMGIRGPDYSTDEVVTDDIELARELGIPASMHIGSLGGGGVEKLHELGLLGDDLNYVHGNRLSAEEFALIGDSGGSLSTTPEVEMQMGMGMPALGDAIDGGAIPSVGVDIVSNVSGDMFTQNRMALQVQRALDNQPTVERGEQIQSVSLSAHRALELMTIEGARALGMESEIGSLTPGKRADITLIRADDIGTAPVHDPVQTAVFQAGVANVDTVLVDGRVVKRDGDLYNATAKRRREQLVRSGERVLRESGLLEDGRFQR from the coding sequence ATGACCGAGAACGCGGACGCGACGGGAACGGACGTATCGCGGCGACGAGTGCTTCAGGCCGGCGGAACGGCGCTCGCGGGACTCACCTTCGCCTCGTCGGCGAGCGCGCACGAGTCCGACGCCGAGCGGGGACGCGGCGCGGACGCGTCGGGGCGAGGAGCCGTCGACCGGACGCTCATCGAGGATGGCATCGTCGTCTCCGTCGACCCCGACATCGGCGTGCAGTACGGGGCCGACGTGCTCGTCGAGGACGGGCGAATCAGCCGAATCGAAGCGGACATCGAGGACGCCGACGCCGACGTCATCGACGCCAGCGACGCCGTCGTCCTCCCCGGGTTCGTCAACACCCACCTGCACACGTGGCAGGCGGGGGTCCGGGGCGTCGCAGGCAACTGGACGTTCCTCGAGTACCTGGAGACGATGCTCGGCGAGATAAGCGCGCAGTACGAGCCGAGAGACGCCTATCTCGGCAACCTCTTCGGCGCCGTCGAGCAGTTGAACGCGGGGACGACGACGGTGCTCGACTGGTTCCACATCGCCAACACCCCTCGTCACACCGACGCCGCGATAGACGGACTGGCGGACGCCGGCATCCGGGCGCTGTTCGCGCACGGGCCGCCGGGCGACGACAGCGCGACGTGGTGGGAGGACAGCGGCGTCACCCACCCCGACGACATCCGCCGCCTCCACGAGGAGCGGTTCCCCTCCGAGGACGGCCTGCTCTCTTTGGCGATGGGCATTCGCGGCCCCGACTACTCGACGGACGAGGTGGTGACCGACGACATCGAACTCGCCCGCGAACTCGGGATTCCGGCGTCGATGCACATCGGGTCGCTCGGCGGCGGCGGCGTCGAGAAACTGCACGAACTGGGGCTGCTGGGCGACGACCTCAACTACGTCCACGGCAACCGCCTCTCCGCCGAGGAGTTCGCGCTCATCGGCGACTCCGGTGGGTCCCTCTCGACCACCCCCGAAGTCGAGATGCAGATGGGGATGGGCATGCCGGCGCTCGGCGACGCTATCGACGGCGGCGCGATTCCATCCGTCGGCGTCGACATCGTCTCGAACGTGAGCGGCGACATGTTCACGCAGAACCGGATGGCCCTGCAGGTTCAGCGAGCGCTCGACAACCAGCCGACCGTCGAGCGCGGCGAGCAGATTCAGAGCGTCTCTCTGAGCGCCCACCGCGCGCTCGAACTGATGACCATCGAGGGCGCCCGGGCGCTCGGCATGGAGTCGGAAATCGGGTCGCTCACGCCCGGGAAGCGGGCCGACATCACGCTGATTCGAGCGGACGACATCGGCACCGCTCCCGTGCACGACCCCGTCCAGACGGCGGTGTTCCAAGCGGGCGTCGCGAACGTCGACACGGTGCTCGTCGACGGCCGCGTCGTCAAGCGCGACGGCGACCTCTACAACGCCACGGCGAAGCGGCGTCGGGAGCAACTCGTCCGCTCGGGCGAGCGGGTGCTCCGGGAGAGCGGCCTGCTGGAGGACGGTCGCTTCCAGCGGTGA
- a CDS encoding ABC transporter ATP-binding protein, translating into MAELTLDHVTKVYDDDGSDIVAVDDVSIDIADGEFLVLVGPSGCGKSTTLRMIAGLETISSGDINLGGEVVTGRPPRDRDIAMVFQSYALYPHMTVRQNMSFGLEESTDMADGEISSVVTDTAEMLSIGDLLDRKPGELSGGQQQRVALGRAIVRDPKVFLMDEPLSNLDAKLRSQMRTELQRLQEDLGVTTVYVTHDQTEAMTMGDRIAILNDGVLQQVATPLEAYHQPANLFVAGFIGEPSMNFFEMETQGDRLSGDRFDYPISQKTREAVGDATNVTLGIRPEDVELVDEGEGDHDFGTVVDVVEPMGNENNVYLSFETDDPADFVATIDGMRSLDAGQPVVARIPEDAIHLFDTDTGAALKNRSLAELEETEPRL; encoded by the coding sequence ATGGCAGAACTCACACTCGATCACGTTACGAAGGTGTACGACGACGACGGCTCGGACATCGTCGCGGTCGACGACGTCTCGATAGATATCGCCGACGGGGAGTTTCTCGTCCTCGTCGGTCCCTCGGGGTGCGGGAAATCGACCACGCTCCGGATGATAGCGGGGCTGGAGACGATATCCAGCGGGGATATCAACCTCGGCGGCGAGGTGGTCACCGGCCGACCGCCCCGCGACCGCGACATCGCGATGGTGTTCCAGTCGTACGCGCTGTACCCCCACATGACCGTCCGCCAGAACATGTCGTTCGGCCTCGAAGAGTCGACCGACATGGCCGACGGCGAGATATCGTCGGTCGTCACGGACACCGCCGAGATGCTGAGCATCGGCGACCTGCTCGACCGGAAACCCGGCGAACTCTCCGGCGGGCAGCAACAGCGCGTCGCCCTCGGCCGCGCCATCGTGCGCGACCCGAAGGTGTTCCTGATGGACGAACCCCTCTCGAACCTCGACGCCAAACTCCGCTCGCAGATGCGCACGGAGCTTCAGCGCCTGCAGGAGGACCTCGGCGTCACCACCGTCTACGTCACCCACGACCAGACGGAGGCGATGACGATGGGCGACCGCATCGCCATCCTCAACGACGGCGTGCTCCAGCAGGTGGCGACGCCGCTGGAGGCGTACCACCAGCCCGCGAACCTGTTCGTCGCGGGGTTCATCGGCGAACCCTCGATGAACTTCTTCGAGATGGAGACGCAGGGCGACCGGTTGAGCGGCGACCGGTTCGACTACCCCATCTCCCAGAAGACGCGCGAGGCCGTCGGCGACGCGACGAACGTCACGCTCGGCATCCGACCGGAGGACGTCGAACTCGTCGACGAGGGAGAGGGCGACCACGACTTCGGCACCGTCGTCGACGTCGTCGAACCGATGGGTAACGAGAACAACGTCTACCTGTCGTTCGAGACGGACGACCCGGCGGACTTCGTGGCGACCATCGACGGGATGCGGAGCCTCGACGCCGGGCAACCGGTCGTCGCCCGCATCCCCGAGGACGCAATCCACCTGTTCGACACCGACACGGGCGCGGCGCTGAAGAACCGCTCGCTCGCCGAACTCGAAGAGACGGAACCCCGCCTCTGA